From the Manis pentadactyla isolate mManPen7 chromosome 6, mManPen7.hap1, whole genome shotgun sequence genome, the window CCATTAGAGGATGTAATTAGTCAGTCAGTGGCCACAAAGaatatttgatattttgaaaGCTGCTTTTCTTGATCAGTATTGTTTGGCTGCAAGTGATAAATGGTGAGAATTCTCTCTCACAATTATTTTTAGCTGTAGTTTGGAACGCCTCAGTTTCCTGCAAGATGAAGATCTATATTTAAATGTTACCATTTTAATACTAAGCcatcatttacattttacttTACAGATCAGCAATCAAAATTTTGAAGGTCATAACCCTTCTGATGGTGGTGGTAAGCCATGGCGGCAGATGATAAAGTTGCCATCTTAACTGATGATGAAGAAGAGCAGAAGAGAAAATATGTGCTTGCTGATCCCTTTAATGGCATTTCCAGGGAACCAGAACCACCTTCAAACGAAACACCCACCTCCACAGAAACAGCTGCCATTCctgaggaggaaatagactggATAGAGAAACACTGTGTTAAAATAAACAATGATCTTCTCATTTCCAaggtcttttattttttcttttactctgcATACGGCTCTCTTTACCCGCTTTTGCCTGTGTATTATAAACAGCTGGGAATGTCACCAAGCCAGAGTGGATTGCTAGTAGGTATTCGATACTTCATTGAATTCTGCAGCGCCCCCTTTTGGGGTGTAGTTGCAGATCGCTTTAAAAAAGGCAAAATTGTCCTCCTCTTTTCCCTTTTGTGTTGGGTTTTATTCAACCTGGGCATTGGATGTGTGAAACCTGCTACCTTGAGATGTGTACCAAAGATTCCCCCAATAGCTCATCCCACCAATTCAAATCACCCGTTAACTATCCTGCCAACAAATTCTTCCATTATCTCTTCCACTACCACAtcaccacaaatgagggagaaaaggaaCCTGCTTCCATCCAGCTGGCCGCTGATATTAGAAACAGGACCCAATATCACAGAAAGTGTCATCTTTTCAACAGCTCCAAACAAGACCAGTGCACCCACTCTGCAGCCTCAGACAGATGAAACAACTGACCATCCTACGGACTTGACCTTGAACCCAAGCACCGCAACTCCGGCTTCCCCTGTAAATGTAACCAGGGAGACAACCACTACTGCTGTCACCACCACCAAATCGTTACCTTCTGACCAAGTCACTCTTGTCTATGATCAACAAGAAGTTGAAGCTATATTCTTGGTGATATTGGTAGTGGTCATAATAGGAGAATTTTTCAGCGCCTCTTCTGTCACCATTGTGGACACAGTAACACTCCAGTATCTGGGAAAACACAGAGATCGCTATGGGTTGCAGCGCATGTGGGGCTCCCTGGGCTGGGGCCTGGCGATGCTGTCCGTGGGCATCGGGATTGACTACACCCACACAGAAGTGCTCATCGACGGAAAAGGGTGTAAGCCCCCCGAGTACCGGAACTACCAGGTTGTCTTCATCGTCTTTGGGGTTCTCATGACCATGGCCTTGATTGTGGCTACCCAGTTCCGGTTCCGCTACAGCCACTTCAAGAACAGTGAAAACCAAGGCAAGGAGGTGGAGATCCCTCAGGTGGAGAGGAACAGCTCCACAGAGTCCTCTGAGGAGACACCAACCACCGCGAGCCCCTTGCAGGCCTTCAGCTTCTGGGACTTACTCCGGCTGCTCTGCAGTGTGCAGTATGGCTCCGTGTTGTTTGTGGCGTGGTTTATGGGTTTTGGTTACGGGTTTGTGTTTACCTTTCTCTACTGGCACTTGGAAGACCTGAATGGAACTACAACCCTCTTCGGGGTCTGCTCAGTCTTGAGTCATGTGTCTGAGCTGACAGCTTATTTTTTTAGTCACAAGCTGATTGAATTGATTGGCCACATCAGGTAAGGACATGCTTACTATTTCTGTCCCTCAGCAGTGGAAccttatatttttatagtttatagCTCCTTGTAGCACATTTGAGGATATTACAGTTTGTGTTGGGGCTAAGGTTGGAATGGGAATGGggctttctgttgctctttctccttaaaatagaaacaaaaggaaGTAATAAACTTAGTTGGATTatctaaaacaaaatatattgctGCTTCTCTGTATGCTAAGAGACCCTTACAGTAACGTTTTGATGTAGGAACACCAATTTAGTGAACCTTGAAGGGTCCACCTGTCCTCAGCATTTATGAAGGAGGCTGTAAGTAGATAAAGTGGGTTAGGTTTTTTCAGCCTTCAGTTATCCTCAGCTATTTGCTGCCACAGAGTTTGAATATATGCTGTACGAAAAT encodes:
- the MFSD6 gene encoding major facilitator superfamily domain-containing protein 6 isoform X2; this encodes MAADDKVAILTDDEEEQKRKYVLADPFNGISREPEPPSNETPTSTETAAIPEEEIDWIEKHCVKINNDLLISKVFYFFFYSAYGSLYPLLPVYYKQLGMSPSQSGLLVGIRYFIEFCSAPFWGVVADRFKKGKIVLLFSLLCWVLFNLGIGCVKPATLRCVPKIPPIAHPTNSNHPLTILPTNSSIISSTTTSPQMREKRNLLPSSWPLILETGPNITESVIFSTAPNKTSAPTLQPQTDETTDHPTDLTLNPSTATPASPVNVTRETTTTAVTTTKSLPSDQVTLVYDQQEVEAIFLVILVVVIIGEFFSASSVTIVDTVTLQYLGKHRDRYGLQRMWGSLGWGLAMLSVGIGIDYTHTEVLIDGKGCKPPEYRNYQVVFIVFGVLMTMALIVATQFRFRYSHFKNSENQGKEVEIPQVERNSSTESSEETPTTASPLQAFSFWDLLRLLCSVQYGSVLFVAWFMGFGYGFVFTFLYWHLEDLNGTTTLFGVCSVLSHVSELTAYFFSHKLIELIGHIRVLYIGLACNTARYIYISYLENAWTVLPMEVLQGVTHAAIWAACISYLSAAVPPELRTSAQGILQGLHLGLGRGCGAMIGGVLVNYFGAAATFRGIGMACLVILLLFALIQWLAVPDEEEDKTMLAERIPVPSSPVPIATIDLVQQQTEDAGPRVEPRLPPKKTKHQEEQEDVNKPAWGVSSSPWVTFVYTLYQIKEMMQLTRDSRASEIQPLQLHIGREMKGHQ
- the MFSD6 gene encoding major facilitator superfamily domain-containing protein 6 isoform X1, which produces MAADDKVAILTDDEEEQKRKYVLADPFNGISREPEPPSNETPTSTETAAIPEEEIDWIEKHCVKINNDLLISKVFYFFFYSAYGSLYPLLPVYYKQLGMSPSQSGLLVGIRYFIEFCSAPFWGVVADRFKKGKIVLLFSLLCWVLFNLGIGCVKPATLRCVPKIPPIAHPTNSNHPLTILPTNSSIISSTTTSPQMREKRNLLPSSWPLILETGPNITESVIFSTAPNKTSAPTLQPQTDETTDHPTDLTLNPSTATPASPVNVTRETTTTAVTTTKSLPSDQVTLVYDQQEVEAIFLVILVVVIIGEFFSASSVTIVDTVTLQYLGKHRDRYGLQRMWGSLGWGLAMLSVGIGIDYTHTEVLIDGKGCKPPEYRNYQVVFIVFGVLMTMALIVATQFRFRYSHFKNSENQGKEVEIPQVERNSSTESSEETPTTASPLQAFSFWDLLRLLCSVQYGSVLFVAWFMGFGYGFVFTFLYWHLEDLNGTTTLFGVCSVLSHVSELTAYFFSHKLIELIGHIRVLYIGLACNTARYIYISYLENAWTVLPMEVLQGVTHAAIWAACISYLSAAVPPELRTSAQGILQGLHLGLGRGCGAMIGGVLVNYFGAAATFRGIGMACLVILLLFALIQWLAVPDEEEDKTMLAERIPVPSSPVPIATIDLVQQQTEDAGPRVEPRLPPKKTKHQEEQEDVNKPAWGVSSSPWVTFVYTLYQIKEMMQLTRDSRASEIQPLQGTSENRENSSAGGAQPVPCETHSDPCRNQPSPQAAASQMQSSPAHPSVEQHVEENEDQQAQPAAGGH